The Polaribacter sp. MED152 region TTGACAAAGGTAGAGCCATGCAAATGGAATTTGAAGGTTTAAGTTTGTTAGATTATGCAGTTAATGCCACTTTAGCTATCAGCAATGTAATTTTAAAGAAACAAGATAAAGCTGGTATTTTATCATTTTCTAAAAAGCTTGAGGATATTGTAGTTGCCGAAAAACGAAATTCTCAAATGAGTTTAATTTCTGAAGCTTTGTATAGAATTAAAACTAATTTTTCTGAGTCTGATTTTAGCAGTTTGTATACAATTGTTAAAAGAAAAATTAGACAGCGAAGTTTACTTGTTCTCTTTTCCAATTTTGAAACTTTAGATGGTTTAAATAGGCAACTTCCCTATTTAAGAGCTTTAGCTAAAAATCACTTAGTTTTGGTTGTGTTTTTTAAAAATACAGAATTGAATGTATTAATTGAAAAAGAATCAAAAAATATTCAAGATGTTTATGATGCTATTATTGCAGAAAAGTTTCTGTATGAGAAAAAGCAAATTGTAAACGAATTAAAAAAATACGGTATACAATCTGTATTGACAACGCCTAAAGATCTTACAGGAGATACTATTGAAAAATATTTAAGTTTAAAATCGAGAGGATTATTTTAATTTATTATTATATTTCCATATTGAAATTAACCAAAATTATAACGAATAATTAATAAAAAAAATGAATTGGTATTTAAAAGTATTAAGACAGTATGCAGATTTTAAAGGTAGAGCTAGAAGAAAAGAATTTTGGATGTTCTACTTATTCAATACAATAATAACCTTATTTTTTCGAATATTAGATCATTTATTAGGAACAAATTATGGTGATTATGATGATCAAGGAATTTTAGAATCTATTTACGGTTTAATCGTTATAATTCCGTTTATAGCAGTAACAGCAAGAAGAATGCACGATGTTGGTAAAAGTGGATGGTTTATGTTAATTCCTTTTTACAATTTCTACTTAAGTGTTATTGATGGTGAACCACATGCAAATAAATGGGGAGATAACCCAAAAGGCATAGGTAACGACTCTATGATTAATCAAATTGGTAAAGAATAATTTACTCTTCTAATTTAGCCCATTTACCATAATAAATAATGGTAGTTCTAATGCTACTATTAATTCTTAAAGTACTGGTATTATTGGCAAATAAAGTTAGGTTAGCAGTTAAGCTTTCTTTATTGGCATTAAGAATATAAGTTAAGTTGTACCTGTTTTTACTACTGTCAAATTCTATTTTAGTTCTGGCAGGTACACCTTTAAACACAAGTCCACTCTCAGAAGTGTAATCACCACCTATTTGTTGTTCTCCATAATAAGGTAGGTACAAATCGATACTATCGTTTTTAATTTTAAAGAAATTGGGATTATTAATTAAACTAATTCTAGCCAAGTTACTTCCTGGAGGTAGTAAATTTTCTAATCCTCTTGTATTTGTGAATGCAACAGGGTTTGCTGCATCAGAAACTATTTCTATTTGAGCATTTTCTACAGCACTTTTTAAATTTGCAATTTGAGTTGCACTAACTTTATTTTTAGAACTGGCACAACCTACAATAACCATAGAAAAAATGCCTAAAATTAAATATCTCATAATGTTATTTTTTCACTTAAAATACATCAAAATTAATACCACATTCTGCGAATTGAGATTATATTTGACGATTAAAGATAAGATTTTAATATGAGCTTAGAAATTATTTATGAAGATGCATATTTGTTATGTGTAACCAAACCTAATAATGTTTTGGTACATCATGCCTACCATTCCAGAAATATGGCCGATGAAAAATCACTTCTTCAACTAGTTTCTGAAGAAACTGGGTTAAAAGTTTATCCTATTCATAGATTAGACAGAAAAACTTCTGGAGCAATTTTATTGGCAAAAGAAAAAGAATATGTGGCTAAATTTCAAGATTTGTTTACTAAGAATCAAATTCAGAAAATATATTATGGGGTTGTACGTGGTTTTTCACCATCTACAAAACGTATAGATTCTCCTGTAAAAGGTAGAGATGCTAATGTGCATAAAGAGGCGTTAACAGAATTAAAAACCTTAGCGAAAATTACTTTAGATATTGCTGTAAAACCTTATGATAGCAGCAGATATAGTTTGATTGAGCTTTTTCCAAAAACGGGTAGAATGCATCAATTAAGAGTGCATAGTAATAAAATTAGTCATCCATTAATAGGTGATGCAAAATATGGTGATAAAAATCATGATATGATGTTTGAGCAAAACTTCGGATTTAAAAACCTTTTTTTACATGCAGGTAAATTGGAATTTATTCATCCTTATACCCAAGAAACCTTAATTTTAAAATCAACTTTTCCAACTGATTGGATTCAGCTTTTTGAAAAGTTCAATTGGAAAAACCCTTTAGAATAAAAAAATCCTGCATTTGCAGGATTTTTTTATTGTTCTATAGATTGTGCTTGAAAAGCAACCAAAGTACTTTCTTCAAATTGAGGAGATATTTCTATGGGGTTGCAGCATACTTCACAATCTTCTATATAAGTTTGTTGTCTTACACTGCTGTCTAAAATCATTGAGATTTCTTCCCAACAATAAGGACATTGAAAAAAATGTTCTTGCTCCACCTCTAGTCTTCGATCACTTTTAATACTAATTTTCCTTTTTTATCTCCAGAAAACAATCTGTTATAGGTTTCATGGAAATTCTCAATGCCTTCGTAAATATCTTCTTTAGATTTTAATTTACCCTCTTTCATCCATATTCCCATTTGTTTTGCGGCTTCTCCAAATTTCTTCGTATAATCCATTACAACCATACCTTGCATTGTAGAACGAGTTACTAATAATGATAAATAATTACTTGGCCCATCCACTTTAGACTTGTTATTGTATTGAGAAATGGCACCACAAATTACAACTCTAGCATGCATTCTTAATTTGCTTAGTGCTGCATCTAAAATTTTACCACCAACATTATCAAAAAAGACATCTACACCTTGAGGACACTTTTGTTTTAATGCAGAATAGATGTTTTCTGATTTGTAATCAATAGCATCATCAAAACCTAATTCATTTACAATGTAATCGCATTTTTCTTTACCACCAGCAATTCCAATTACTGTACAGCCTTTAATCTTGGCAATTTGTCCAACAATACTACCTACAGCACCAGCCGCTCCAGAAACCAAGACAATATCACCTTCAACTATTTTACCCACTTCTGTAATTCCGAAATAAGCCGTCATTCCTGGCATACCTAAAGTTCCAATATACATAGGCATAGGTGCTAAATTCGTATCTACTTTATACCAACCATCACCATTTGTTATGGCATATTGTTGCACACCACCCCAACTTGTAACTGTATCACCAATTTCGAATTTAGGGTTTCCATTATTTTTAATGACTTTACCAACTGATCCAGCTCTCATTACTGCATCTATTTCAACTGGAGGAATGTATGATTTTGTATCATTCATCCAGCCACGCATTGCAGGATCTAAAGAAATATAATGATGTTGTACTAAAATTTCTCCTTCTTCCAATTCAGGAACTTCATTTGTTTGTAATTCCCAAGTATCTGCATCTGGCACACCTGAAGGTCTCTTTTTAAATATAATCTGTTTATTCGTCATGAATTGATCTGTTTTGAACCCTAAATTTAATTAATAATTATTTATTTCTAAAATAACATTTGTTAAGATTGATTTACTCAAATATTGTTGCTCTAAGTCTGATTGAAAGGGTATTGGAGTATCTAAACTACCTACTCTTTTAACAGGTGCATCTAAACTATTAAAACAATTTTCTGTAATTAACGCAGAAATATCACTAGCAATTCCTCCAAACAAAGAGTCTTCTTGTACAATGACAGCTTTATTGGTTTTACGTACTGATTTGTAGATGGTTTCTGTATCTAAGGGTTGTAAAGTTCTTAAGTCAATTACATCTGCAGATATTTCTTTATGTTTATTTAACACTTCTAAAACCCAATGTACAGTAGCTCCATAAGCAATAATGGTTAGATTTACACCTTCTTTTATCAGGTTTGCTTTACCAATTTCTACAGTATAGTTATTCTTTGGAACATCTTGATATACTGATCTGTATAAAGCTTTGTGCTCAAAAAATAAAACCGGATTTGGATCTTGAATTGCACTACCTAATAATCCTTTTGCATCTTCAGGAAATGCTGGATAAACTACTTTTAAACCAGGGGTTTTTGTAAACCAAGCTTCATTCGTCTGCGAATGAAAAGGGCCAGCTCCTACTCCTGCTCCACAAGGCATTCTAATGACTACATCTGCATTTTGAGCCCATCTGTAATGAGATTTTGCTAATAAGTTTACGATGGGATTAAATCCTGAAGATACAAAGTCAGCAAATTGCATTTCAACAACAGCCTTTATTCCATTTAAAGACAAACCATAGGCTGTAGAAACGATTGCAGACTCACAAATGGGTGTATTTCTGACTCGATCTTTACCAAATTTATCTGTGAAACCATCCGTAATTTTAAAAACACCACCATAACCTGCAACATCTTGACCCATAATAACAAGATGATCATCTTGTTCCATTGCCTGTTCTAAACCTTCTGAAATGGCATCTACAAAACGTATATTATTCGTTAATTTTGATGGTTTTATCTCTTTAAATTGAAATGGTTTGTAAACATCATTTAACTCTTTTTCTAAATTAGGAATGATTTTTTCTTCAGCGTAAGCGATTTCTAAATGCTCATTTATTTCTGAAGTGATGATTGTCTTAAATTCATTATCTATTTCATCATTCAAAATAGATTTGCTTCTAAGGTAATTTTCAAAATTGATAATTGGGTCTTTCGCTCCCCAAAAATCTAACAATTCTTGAGGCACATATTTAGTACCACTTGCCTCTTCATGACCTCTAACTCTAAATGTTTTGAATTCAATTAAAATAGGTCTGGGTGTTAATCGCATACTTTCCGCTAATTCTTTAACTTTAGTATACACCTCTAGAATATTATTACCTTCTATAATATGGCTTTCCATTCCATATCCTATTCCTTTATCTGCTATATTTTTACAGTTAAACTGTTCTGATGTAGGTGTTGATAAACCATAACCATTATTTTCTACACAAAATAAAACTGGTAAACTCCATACAGAAGCTATATTAAGAGCCTCATGAAAATCTCCTTCACTAGTGCCTCCTTCACCTGTAAAAACAGCACAAACTTTTTGTTTATTTTGTAGTTTATTAGCCAAAGCAATACCATCTGCAACCCCTAATTGAGGCCCCAAGTGAGATATCATTCCAATAATATTGAATTCTTGAGTACCAAAATGAAAGCTCCTATCTCTACCTTTGGTGAATCCGCTCATCTTTCCTTGCCATTGAGCAAATAATCGATATAAAGGAATTTCTCTGGTTGTAAAAACACCTAAATTTCGATGCATAGGTAAAATATATTCGTCTGTATCTAATGCTTTAGTTACACCAACAGAAATGGCTTCTTGACCAATACCAGAAAACCATTTAGATATTTTTCCTTGACGTAATAAAATCAACATCTTCTCCTCTATTAATCGAGGTTTCAACATTGATTGATATAAATTTAATAATGTGGAATGATCTAAATTATAATTTGAATTATAATCAATATTATCTGTCATAAATTATCAATTTATTAATTATAACAAACATAATGAAAGATGAATTCATTGCATAAAAAAATCCTTATCAATTTGATAAGGATTTAGTTTTATATAAAAAGTTAGAATTATAGCTCTGCAAAAATTGCATGCATCATTCTTTTCTTGTCATTAATACTCTCTTCTAAGGCAATCATAGTTTCTGTTCTGTTTACACCTGGAACATCATCTATTTGATAAATAATATCTTTTGCATCGTTTGTACCTTTCGCTCTTACTTTACAAAAAATATTGTATTTACCTGCTGTAACGTATGCTACTGTTACGTTTGGTATACGTCTTAAGTTTTCTATAACGCTTTGAGTCATTGAAGTTTTCTCTAAATAAACACCAACATGAGCTATAAAAGAATATCCCATTTTCTCATAGTTTAGCGTTAAAGTAGATCCTTGAATAATACCTTCATCTTCCATTTTTTTAACACGAACGTGTATTGTTCCAGCTGATACTAAAAGTTGTTTAGCAATGTCTGTAAATGGTGTTCTTGCATTCTCGATCAAAATATCTAATATTTGGTGATCTATTTCGTCTAAGATGAATTTTTTCATTTTTGTGTTTTATTCAATTTATGTGGCAAATTTATAAATTTAATTTAATCTAATTGAATAAAACATGAGAAAAATTTAAATATTTTTCGATTCGAAAACGATTTCGTAATGTCCTGTTTTACCAATTACGTCATTATTTGGTACTTTCTCTAACTTAGAAACCAGTCTATTATCTACAATTTCATCTATGTATTGATAGCCTTCTAGTGAACCGTTTTTATATTTATGTATTACATCTAAAAACTTTTTATCATTATTTGGAATAGTAAAATAAGCTTCGTAATCTATAAAAGTGTCTGAAATTGCAATATGATGCAAGCCCTGCAAAATACTGTAAAATGTATATTCTCTTGTTTTTTCTCTTTGATAATCTTCAGGATAATGACCAGATTCAATTAAAATAGTATTGTAACCTAATTTTTGAAAATTATCTCCTGTTGCTGTTGGGTAAAATTCATCTGTATATCTACCCACAAAAATCGGAATTAGCTGCTGTAACATGGCATTCATTGCCACAATTACATTCATTGTTTCAATTCTACCTTTTGTAAGCGCTCTAGTTTCTTCTTCTGAAGGTGCTAAAAATGAAATGGTTGCAGGGTTTTGAGTGCCTTCTACATTAAAAATGGTTCTTTGATCGTGTAAATTAAAGCAAAAAGAAGGATGGAAATCTTCTAAAACCTTTCTTAGTAAAATGCTTTCTTTTGCTACCCTATCTACAGCATCTCTATTTAAATCGACTTTATTGGCGTTAACTCTGGTATAGTTTTGAGCACCATCAGGATTTAAAATTGGGATAAATAATAAGGTACATTCCTTTAAAATTGTTTTAATTTCATCTGAGTTATTAGCAGTAAAGCAATTAAACAAATCAAAAAGGGCTCTAGTTCCTGTACTCTCATTTCCATGCATTTGCGACCAAAGCAAAACTTTCTTTTTACCAGAACCAATTTTAAATGTAAAAATGTCTCTACCTTCTTCTGACACACCTATTTTATGAATGGAAAATGCATTTTTATGCTTTTCAAATAAAGGTAAGATTTGCTCTAGGGTAATCCATTTACCAAAAAGCTTTTCTTCTTTTTGATTTTTATATAATTCTTGTAAAATTTCTGGAGATATAATATTCACTCAATATAATTTTTAACCGAAACAAATTTACACTAATGATGGCTAGCTAACAATTCTATCTTATGAAATAACACGATTTTCAAAGAAATAAACTAGTAAGATGATTTATTAAAACAAATCACTATTTTTAAATTGATTCATCATTGCTAAATATTTGAAAACGCAACTTTAAATGTATTTAAAACCCTGATATTTAAATAAATATAATTTATTAGTTAGACTTTTAGATTAAATGCAAATACTATCTTATCATTCAAATAGTTTAGGTTTAGGAATAAGATTATTATTATTTTATATTTGGTACCCTTAAAATTTTACAATGTTAAACACAGTAGCTTTTATCAATAGATTAAAACAGATTATGGAGCATCATCAATTTTCAGCTTCTTCTTTTGCTGATAAAGTTGGTGTTCAAAGATCTAGCATTTCGCATATTTTATCTGGTAGGAATAAGCCAAGTTTAGATTTTGTATTAAAAATTAATACGGTTTTTAATGATTTGGATTTAGAATGGTTGCTAAATGGCACAGGGAGTTATCCAAAGTCTCAAGATGAATTCTCAAATTCAGGTACTACAATTAAAAATACTTCAAAGTCCAAAAAGGAAATTCAAAGAATTGTAACTTTTTATACTGATGGTACTTTTGAAGAATTTATAAAATAATTTATTGACTATAAAACAATGAAAAAACCAGCTATAAAGCTGGTTTTTCTATAAAATATATGAGGTATATTTTTACTGGTTTCCTAAAATAATAGGTAATCCATCTTTTCCAGAACCAATAACAATTACCTTACTGTTTGGAGACTTAGACAATTCTAATGTAGCATCTATACCTTTTTCTTGTAAGATTTTTTCTGTTAATGAAGCACTTAATATTTTATTTGCAACAGCTTTACCTTCAGCATCAATTTTTTGTCTTTCAGCCTCTTTTTTAGCTTTTGCAAGTCTAAACTCATATTCTAAAGATTCTTGTTCTTGCTTTAATTTCGTTTCAATTGCAGTTCTAATTGTAGTTGGTAATTTAACGTCTTCTACTAATACTCTCTTTACCGTTAAAAACTGTCCTTCCAACACTAATTTTACTTCGTCTAAGATTTCTTGCTCAATTACATCTCTCTTACTAGAATATAATTGCTCTGGTGTATAACGCCCTACAACGCTTCTTGCTGCTGCATTAATTGCAGGATCTAATAATTCGCGTTCATAATCTTCACCTTTCGTTTTAATTAAAGAACCTAAGTTTGAAAATTCTGGCTCATACCAAATTGTACCATTTACTTTAACTTCTAAACCGTTTACAGAAAGTACATTCATTTCATCAGAAATAGACTGCTGACGTACTTTTCTAATAATCATTCTGTTCCAAGGCGCTACAATGTGAAAACCTTCACCATACGTTTTCTCTGTATTAATACCATCTCCTAAGGTTTCAAAGATTACTCCACCTTCACCTGGACCAATTGTTACTGTTGATTTAGAAAAAAGAATAATAACTGCAATTACAATAAGTACTAAAAAAACTCCACCTTTTGGGAAGTTGAATTCCATTTGATTATTTGCCATTTTGTATTTTATTTATTTTTATCAAATTTACGATTTATAACCTTTAAAGACAATTCATTCAAGGCTATATTTTGCCATTATATTTTCTTACAAACCATTCTATACTTAATAAACCTATAGCAACGAATAAAAGCCATTTCCAATTGATTAAATTTTCTTCGATTTTATTAGATTTTTGAATTGTGTAATAATTTTCATTACTCATTAATTCTTGACTAAGCTGCTCAATTTCATTAGGATAATACAATTGGCCATCTGTATTTAAAGCAAGTGTATTCAGTTTGTCTTTATTTGCATTTGTAAATTGTTGTTCAATTTCGAATTCTGACACTTTAAATCTACCAGTTTTTCGAATGTTTTGATTTTCAACAGTAACTTCATAGAAATAATCACCAGAAGCTAAGTTTTCTATTTCTGCTTGATACGACTTTTTTATCAAAGAAAATGGAATGGATGTAACCTCTTTACTTTCAGAATTTGTAACTTTTATTTCTAAATTTGCTCTATCATCAAATCTGTAATTTTTATCAGTATAAAAAGCAGCAATTTTAATACTTGAATTTGCAGGATGAATACTTTCAACATTTACCTCTAACCTATTTCGTTTTTTAGTAGAGGCTAAATATTGAATAATGTTTCCTATAAAATTATCAAATTCTTCAAACGAATTTGTATTTAAGTAGCTGGTAGCTCTCCATTTCCAAATACCTTCTCCTAACAAAAATCCTTTTTTAGTAGAGTTCGATTCTAAGAAAGTTAATAATGGCTGCTTGGTTATTACTCCATTTAAATTTTGAAAAATCAAAGTTTGTTTTTCACCTGAAATGGTAACATCTCCAAATTTATCGGTTAAAGGAGGCAAATTATTAAAGTTGATATCTTCTTGTAAGAAAGTTAAAAAGCTTTCATTATAAAATGGAATTAAATTTTCAGTTTGATTAATCGCATTTTTAGAAATACCTATATTTTGCTGATTGATAAAACTCCAATTCGTATTTGCACCAGAAATTAACCAATAATTAGATTCCGATTTTTTAAGTTGATTAAGTATTGCATTAAATTTTATTGTTGGTTGATAGAGTATGACTAATTGGTAGTCATTTACGTTTTCTTTAAATTTATCAATGCTAAAAATTTCTAAAGAACGTTGTTTATTGCTTTCAATAGCTTTTTTTAAGGCCCCTAAATCAGGATGAACTATTGAGCTAATTAAAGCTATTTTAGTTTGTTCGTTAATTACTTCTATAGAAAATGATTTAACATTATTCTTACTATTTTTTTCGTTCTCTAGTTTTCCTACAGAAACTGTATAATATTGTAAACCCTCAGTAAGTGATTTTAGTTCTGCTGAAATGGTAGCAGACTTTTTAGTTTTGCTAAAATTTACTTGTTTTTGATAAATTCTTTTTCCGTTTTTAATAATAGATACAGGTAATCTATTAGAAAGGGTTCCATCATAATTTAGTATGATTTCTACAGGAAATTTATTGTTTAAATAACTGTATTTATTCACATTTACTTGAGCTATACTAACATCTTCATACTTTGTAGTATCGCCAATAACTATAGGATAAATAGATTGTTCAGATGTTATAAAACTATAATCTAAACCTTTAGTTTGATTGCCATCAGTTAGAACTACAATAGGAGATTTTTTTCCTTTCTGTAATTCATTTACATCTTGAATTGCCTTAGAAATGTTAGTATTTGTATTATCAAAACTTAAGCTATCTAATATTTGTAAATCATTACCAAACGAAAATTTTTCTATTGAAAATTTATTGGCTAATGCTTTATTTCTTTCTAATAGTGTAATTAAATCGTTTACGGTTTGATTTTCTTCAAAGTAATCTATAGAGCTAGAATTATCAACTAATAAAGATAAAACAGGCTTTTCGTTTGTAGTTTTTGTGCTTTCTATTTTAGGGTTAATTAAAAGAATTAGCAGTAAAAATAGACTACTAAATTTTAAAACGAATAAAATCTTGGGAAGTGTACTATTATCACTCTGCTTATAAAAATATTGATAGTAAGCAATTAAAACACTTATTAAAAGTGCCAAAAGAATTAGAAAATAAGTAATTGCAGTCAATTTTAAAATTTAAAGGAAAGATATACATATCACATCAAAAAAAAAACCTACAACGAATAAAGTTGTAGGTTAGTTTTTATCAAATTGATATGGTTTCTATAGGGATTCCCAAAAGGGGTTTAGGGTTTACGTTTTCAGAAAGCAATAAAATTTAGGGAAATTTTTTAGGGCCTACTTTCTTTCTACACTGTAAAGATACAATGCGTTTGAAGTTAAATTTCTGAAAATTAGATAGAAACCTTGTAAGCTTAGATAATCAGTAATAAAGATTAGATAAGCTGAAATTTGTTATTATTTTTCTTTTTAGAATTGGTATTCTATGTTAGCATACCCCCATCAACAGAAAGTGTTTGTCCTGTAATGTATGCACTCATATCTGAAGCTAAGAATATGCAAGCATTTGCAATATCTTCTGGCTTCCCTCCTCTTTTTAAAGGAATAGAATCTCTCCAACTTTGAACAGTTGCTTCGTCTAATTTATCTGTCATTTCAGTTTCTATGAAACCTGGAGCAATTACATTACTTCTTACATTTCTAGAACCTAATTCTAAAGCCACTGATTTAGAAAAACCTACTATACCAGCTTTTGATGCTGCATAATTTGTTTGACCTGCATTTCCTTTTAAACCAACAACAGAACTCATGTTAATTATAGAACCAGCTCTTTGCTTCATCATTGGTCTAATTACTGCTTTTGTTAAATTAAAAACAGACTTTAAGTTTACTTCAATTACTTTATCAAAATCATCTTCAGAAATACGCATCAATAAATTATCTTTTGTAATTCCTGCGTTATTTACCAAAATATCTATTGAACCAAATTCTGCTAAAACTTCTTTAGCTAATTCTTGAGCAGCATCAAAGTTTGCTGCATTAGATTGGTAACCTTTTGCAGAAACACCTAAAGCTTTTAATTCTTCTTCTAAAGCATTTGCTGCATCAACAGATGAACTGTAAGTAAAAGCTACATTTGCACCTTGCTTAGCAAATTCGATGGCTATTCCACGACCAATACCTCTTGTTGCTCCTGTAATTATTGCTGATTTATTTTCTAATAATTTCATAAAGTTTGATTTTGTTTAACTCTAATATAAAAAAGAAATTCCCGTTTTTAACGGGAATATTCTCTTCTATATAATTAAATATGTAGTTTCTTATTTTAAAACGCTTGCTACCATTTCTCCTATTTTTGCAGGAGAACTTACTACGTGCACACCATTTTCTTCTAATATTTTCATTTTAGCTTGTGCAGTATCATCTGCTCCACCAACAATAGCTCCTGCATGTCCCATAGTTCTACCTGCAGGTGCAGTTTGCCCAGCAATAAAACCAACAACAGGTTTTCTATTACCATCAGCTTTAATCCACTGTGCAGCTTCAGCCTCTAGGTTTCCACCTATTTCACCAATCATTACAATTGCTTCAGTTTCATCATCATTCATTAACATCTCTACAGCTTCTTTTGTAGTTGTTCCAATAATAGGATCACCACCAATACCAATAGCAGTTGTTATTCCATAACCTTGTTTTACAACTTGGTCTGCAGCTTCGTAAGTTAAAGTTCCTGATTTAGAAACAATACCTACTTTACCTTTTTTAAAGATAAAACCTGGCATAATACCTACTTTAGCTTCGTCTGGAGTAATAACTCCTGGACAGTTAGGCCCAACTAATCTAGTATCTTTATCTGCTATATAAGCTTTAACTTTAACCATGTCTGCTGTAGGAATACCCTCAGTAATACAAATGATAACTTTTATTCCTGCATCAGCAGATTCCATAATAGCATCAGCTGCAAATGCTGGTGGTACAAAAATTATTGAAGTATCAGCACCTGCTTTTTCTACAGCTTCTACAACTGTATTAAAAACTGGCTTTCCTAAATGTTCTTGACCTCCTTTACCTGGAGTAACACCACCAACAACATTGGTACCATAATCAATCATTTGGCCAGCGTGAAAAGTACCTTCACTTCCTGTAAAACCTTGTACAATAATTTTTGAATTTTTATTTACTAAAACACTCATGGTTCTTTTTTTAATTTAGTTACACAAAAATAGTTATTGTTTACTTTTATAAAAAACTTATTTGCGATTTATTTTTCTTTTAGCAGTCTTTTTAATCCTGCTAATTGTTTTAACTTTTCTCTTGATTCTTCGATTGGTGTTCCGAAATAAGATTTACCTCCTGGAACTGATTTAGTAACACCTGTTTGCCCTAGAATTACAGCCCCTTTTCCTATAGTGATTCCGCTATTTGTACCTACTTGTCCCCAAATGGTTACTTCATCTTCTATAACTACACAACCTGCAATACCTGTTTGTGATGCAATTAGACATTTCTTACCTATAACTGTATCATGACCAACATGAACTTGATTATCAATCTTAGTGCCTTCTTTAATAGTAGTATCACCAGTAACTCCTTTGTCTATTGTACATGAAGCACCCAAATCTACATGATCTTCCAAAATAACTCTACCTCCAGAAATAAGCTTATCAAAACCACTTGGTCTATTTTTATAATAAAAAGCGTCTGCTCCTAAAACTGTATTTGCATGGATGGTGCAGTTATTACCAATGATTGCATTATCATAAATGGAAACGTTTGGATGTATGATACAATTACTCCCAATTTTTACGTTATTCCCAATAAATACATTAGGTTGTATTGTTGTGTTATCGCCAATAATAGCTGTTTCTGAAATACTTACAGAAGAAGCAATAAAAGGATTAAAATGATTGGTAATCTTATTAAAATCTCTAAAAGGATCATCTGAAATTAAAAGAGCTTTACCTTCAGG contains the following coding sequences:
- a CDS encoding M14 family zinc carboxypeptidase — protein: MNIISPEILQELYKNQKEEKLFGKWITLEQILPLFEKHKNAFSIHKIGVSEEGRDIFTFKIGSGKKKVLLWSQMHGNESTGTRALFDLFNCFTANNSDEIKTILKECTLLFIPILNPDGAQNYTRVNANKVDLNRDAVDRVAKESILLRKVLEDFHPSFCFNLHDQRTIFNVEGTQNPATISFLAPSEEETRALTKGRIETMNVIVAMNAMLQQLIPIFVGRYTDEFYPTATGDNFQKLGYNTILIESGHYPEDYQREKTREYTFYSILQGLHHIAISDTFIDYEAYFTIPNNDKKFLDVIHKYKNGSLEGYQYIDEIVDNRLVSKLEKVPNNDVIGKTGHYEIVFESKNI
- a CDS encoding helix-turn-helix domain-containing protein; translated protein: MLNTVAFINRLKQIMEHHQFSASSFADKVGVQRSSISHILSGRNKPSLDFVLKINTVFNDLDLEWLLNGTGSYPKSQDEFSNSGTTIKNTSKSKKEIQRIVTFYTDGTFEEFIK
- a CDS encoding prohibitin family protein gives rise to the protein MANNQMEFNFPKGGVFLVLIVIAVIILFSKSTVTIGPGEGGVIFETLGDGINTEKTYGEGFHIVAPWNRMIIRKVRQQSISDEMNVLSVNGLEVKVNGTIWYEPEFSNLGSLIKTKGEDYERELLDPAINAAARSVVGRYTPEQLYSSKRDVIEQEILDEVKLVLEGQFLTVKRVLVEDVKLPTTIRTAIETKLKQEQESLEYEFRLAKAKKEAERQKIDAEGKAVANKILSASLTEKILQEKGIDATLELSKSPNSKVIVIGSGKDGLPIILGNQ
- a CDS encoding VWA domain-containing protein; this translates as MTAITYFLILLALLISVLIAYYQYFYKQSDNSTLPKILFVLKFSSLFLLLILLINPKIESTKTTNEKPVLSLLVDNSSSIDYFEENQTVNDLITLLERNKALANKFSIEKFSFGNDLQILDSLSFDNTNTNISKAIQDVNELQKGKKSPIVVLTDGNQTKGLDYSFITSEQSIYPIVIGDTTKYEDVSIAQVNVNKYSYLNNKFPVEIILNYDGTLSNRLPVSIIKNGKRIYQKQVNFSKTKKSATISAELKSLTEGLQYYTVSVGKLENEKNSKNNVKSFSIEVINEQTKIALISSIVHPDLGALKKAIESNKQRSLEIFSIDKFKENVNDYQLVILYQPTIKFNAILNQLKKSESNYWLISGANTNWSFINQQNIGISKNAINQTENLIPFYNESFLTFLQEDINFNNLPPLTDKFGDVTISGEKQTLIFQNLNGVITKQPLLTFLESNSTKKGFLLGEGIWKWRATSYLNTNSFEEFDNFIGNIIQYLASTKKRNRLEVNVESIHPANSSIKIAAFYTDKNYRFDDRANLEIKVTNSESKEVTSIPFSLIKKSYQAEIENLASGDYFYEVTVENQNIRKTGRFKVSEFEIEQQFTNANKDKLNTLALNTDGQLYYPNEIEQLSQELMSNENYYTIQKSNKIEENLINWKWLLFVAIGLLSIEWFVRKYNGKI
- the fabG gene encoding 3-oxoacyl-[acyl-carrier-protein] reductase, yielding MKLLENKSAIITGATRGIGRGIAIEFAKQGANVAFTYSSSVDAANALEEELKALGVSAKGYQSNAANFDAAQELAKEVLAEFGSIDILVNNAGITKDNLLMRISEDDFDKVIEVNLKSVFNLTKAVIRPMMKQRAGSIINMSSVVGLKGNAGQTNYAASKAGIVGFSKSVALELGSRNVRSNVIAPGFIETEMTDKLDEATVQSWRDSIPLKRGGKPEDIANACIFLASDMSAYITGQTLSVDGGMLT
- the sucD gene encoding succinate--CoA ligase subunit alpha; protein product: MSVLVNKNSKIIVQGFTGSEGTFHAGQMIDYGTNVVGGVTPGKGGQEHLGKPVFNTVVEAVEKAGADTSIIFVPPAFAADAIMESADAGIKVIICITEGIPTADMVKVKAYIADKDTRLVGPNCPGVITPDEAKVGIMPGFIFKKGKVGIVSKSGTLTYEAADQVVKQGYGITTAIGIGGDPIIGTTTKEAVEMLMNDDETEAIVMIGEIGGNLEAEAAQWIKADGNRKPVVGFIAGQTAPAGRTMGHAGAIVGGADDTAQAKMKILEENGVHVVSSPAKIGEMVASVLK